AACGACGCGAAGACCGACCCCCAATAATCCATCTAGGCCCAAATTCCGAAACAAAATCGCCGATGAATATGATAACAGCGAACCACAGCAATCGAGGATTGGAAAGAATCGCTCCAGTACGACGCGTCCGAATTATAAGTGAGTGTCGTTAACGGAATGGCACAATTAAGAGAATAAATTCGTGAATGatcaataataatcttttctctctctttctttgttttgttaaacaatcattaattttatcgcgctatcgttttttctataaattaggaaacataataatttgataCGAAGCGATTCTCTTTTGACttaaatcttctttttctcagAAATCGCCCTGCGACCACCACCACTGAGGCGCCCATCACTCGTCGTCGCAGCAGTTTCCGGCCGAACAGTCAGTCCGCTATCTCACCCTCGAAACAGTCGACGAAGTCGAAGAATAATGACCAGCCATCGTCGACGCCGATCAGTCTTCTGCCCAAGGTGAAACTACCGAGGACGCAAGGTCGCTGGTCGTACAAGACCACGCCGAAACCGAGGATCATGATTCGCAAACAGGTGGACGATGAAGATGTCCGAACGTCAACGACCGAGCCGAGTACAGCGGAGTCGTCTCTCGGACCGATCTTTGACGAGCAAGGCAgagcgacggcggcgacgatcAACGTTGCCTCATCCAGTGGCGCCAATGTTGCCCAGAGGAAGGAGTTGTCCTTGACGGAAGACGAATTGGACCCCAGTGAGAGCGAGGATGTGGCCAGCGTCAGCATGCAGGATCAGCAGCATCCTGGAGAACAGATCCTGCCGATGGAGACGCTCAACGTGGAGATCTCCACCGCGGCGGATCTCGATAATATATACTTCGAGATTGCCACTATCAAATCGCCCTACGCTTTCCAGGTCAGCTTTTTtgattctattttaatatctattcaTCTATTTGCCAATTAGATggacaattaaattaatcactgaattatttatctaataacCCAAGACGTTTTTTCTTCAGGTAGGAACACTCCGAAACACCCGCTACATCACGGTGACCTCCACCATCAAGAAAACTTTCGCAACGGCCGAACCGAGCAGCTCGATCTCGCCCACCGAACCGCTCACGGAGAATATCCTGGCGAACACCGGGGCTGCCTACGAGTCGACTTTGCCGCTGGACTCGTCTGTCGCGACGCTTCCGGCGATTTCTCTGGACGCTGCTCAGGCGACGCCGCCGTTGGAAACGCTGACGGAAACGTTCTCGACGACACAGACGTTGCTAAAGACGCATATGTTGCCGGTGATCTACGCCGGCAACAGTACCACCCGGTTGACTCTGGTGCAAACGTACAACATTGCCCGGGTGGTAACAGCGACGAAGACGTTACCGCCGATGGAGATCTATCAGTTCATTCCAAGCAAGACGCTGAACGAGTTCAACTCGAAGCTCGACGAAGCCGGCAGCGAGCTGCACCTCGAGCTCGACTTCGGCGACGACGATAGCGATGACGAGGACGTGCCTAAGAGGGTAGTGGTGCCCAACAACGACCCCGATGCCGACCTAGACATCTTCAAGTCGGCGTCGCCATCCAAGGCGAAGAGCGACGTCGCGACCAGCAGCAACGCCGAACCTCAGCTGACCCCGGAACAGGCCCAACAGTTGGCTCTGCTAAAATATTTCGGTCAGCCGCAACCCCAGGTTATCACTACCTCCAAACCGGTAGTCACCTTGGAGACGCTATACGAATCGCATGTAATTCCCGTGGTGAACTTGGGGAATACCATCTTTTCGACGCTGACCAGGCCAGTCGGCACCGTGCCTAGGTCGGTATCTTCATccaaatacttttaataagcgaattttcctttttttcaagTAATGGACATTTAAAgagcaatttaataaataattaaatattaatatttaaaatttgtttaatattatatgcgtCGATCCATTGCAagtatattctattatatttattacattattttacatttatattttctaccGTGATGCATTATGATTGCATTTCTCTGCTTCAGGACATCCTACGAATACGGCACGTCCACTCTGAGCCCGGTGCTGCAGCCGCAGGTTCCGCAGGTTCCGCAGGTACCGCAGCTGCCGCTGTTCCCGCAACAGCAGCAATTCACGGTGACAAGCGCGCCCATAGTCACCCAGACCCTCGCCACCGTGTCCGACTCGCGGGTACTGAAGCTCACTTTTGGCGCCAAGACCGCCTACACCACCCTCTTCTCCACAAGGGTCGTTCCTACCGAGCTCACCACCTATATCACTAACACGGTGCCGGTGCAGCCGACGGTGCCGGCGTATCCCGGTTACTACCCGGCACCGGTGCCCTATGGGCCCTACCCCTTCGTTGGTTAGATCTCGATCCGATCTTCGACTCCTCCGAGTCCTTCGCAATCCACTTCGATTGCGGTCAATCGCCAGATAGATTAGTTTTCTTTCaagctaaatattaaattaattaatttttataattatataagggAGAAGGtacatagttttttttttatgataaactATACGAGCGGTACGATCCTAAACACAACAGTCTTATTTATGTGTACAATGgttctttcataaatttttcttgataattttttcgataaaggtagatatattatatttcgcaCGTATTTTGTAAATGTGTTATCATATATATTGGTTGCCATTACGATAATTGAACAGTTAATAAATAGTGATTTatgatcaatttaatattataattacgtaagatttctaattaaaaatatctcagatttaaaaaaaaattttaataaatttattcatgccaaaattaaagataagaaTCAATGTGACAGCGCTGCAAATCTACAATGTCTTTTACAGAGcaacaattttatgtaattgcaATTCTCTAAAAAATCGACCAATGTGTATCGTTGATGTAGAACCTGAAGGGACGCGGCCGCGATTGCAGGCgaagaaaattttacaaacttACAGCATCGAATTATTCAATATAGCAAAACATCGGCGATGATCGCAATCGAACGgcattattgtaaataaattattgactataatatatataaatatatattgtatatcgtatattatgtatgtatacttcgtattttgtaaataaatgaaacGAAAACGTGAATTTACTTATCGCGTCACAACAAATCCACATATCGAATAAAAAAGGTTAGAAAAGATATAAGAAAAGTAATCTgttaataaaacgtaaattaattaaatgtaaaacaataaaaaaatactaactttataattttataaaagtgaGTACTGTCAACATGATAAATTGAAGGAACATAGAATTTGAAGGGGTTTCaatttttcagataaaattgcaatattatttcttgtacgacatattataataagcaATGTGGTTAGTCGCGATAAtgattaaaatcaaaatttgatttagctattttttattcgtttattaattctttactttccatttatcaatatatcatCGTGATAACTTTTACATTGAATATCAGAGATAATATCTCATTTTTAGCAATTGTTGTTCGATTATTAGTATtcattcaataattattatagatagcaacttaatttatttatatattctctctGTTTTCCAtgtaaatctatttaaaaatggcTTTTCCTAAAAATGaccattaatttataaatataaatcatgcaagaaaatagaaatgatgtacaaaactaaaaaaaatgttaatggAAGAACAAATTGGATGTACTCAATTTTAAAGTGAAACGCATGAATGTCGTGAATTAGCGATaattaaaacgtaatttaGTTCCTTATAAAACAGTGGTAGGAATATGCGAGTTATTTCGAATCTGAATCCAACTTTAAATTGAGGATTTATTCGAAAAAGAagacaaatatttatgtttgaaaattgaaagCTTCAGAAATGAAAAGATACGAGCGCAAAACTACTTATTGCATATCCCTACTGACGATTGATGTCACTcttagggccggttgttccaacctgttaGTAAACTtcctaatagttaaatcatatatatgtctttgtttatccattacattagacaaagatggacatatgatttaactattagttagctgACCAACAAGTTAAAACAACCGGCCCTTAGAATGATAACTCGCAAAATTCGCGATTTAGAAACATATAGACTTTATAACTtcctttgtttcttttttataaaaagaattataattacactaattataatatgtcACTGTTGCACATCGTTAGATGACGAATTGATGTCTAGCGCTTGAACGTTATGGATTCCTCTTCTTTCTTGATCGCTCGTATCAGTGTCAACGACAGCACCGCTATGATCACCTGCAGTAAttggaatttaaaaaaaaaattagaacaaGAGCAgcagaaaatagaaattgttatttaatataattatagagagagagaaagagaaagatattatAGCTACGATGAAATTAATCGAActgtacaaattttaattcaaataatgtATATCTTGACGATAAGAAGGAAAAGAGGATTAatgaagaaaagaaggaaagcTTCTTCTGCTTACGTGAAGCATGCACAATGCCATCGCCAGACCGGCGAGCCATCCCGATCTCGCCTCTAGAAACCAAGACAATTCCTCCACACAGCCGTGATGGAAGGCGTTTCCGGTGACGGTATCCCGGCACTCGGTGGGCAATGGTTTACGCAACTGCGTATAATCTCTGGGTCCGTCGGCTCCGCAACATCCGACCTAACACACACATCcgtcacaaaaattaattaataatcctGAGAAATAAACACGCGGTTTTTTCCCTCCAAGGGGAGATCAACGTTCCCTTACGGTTTCTTGGATTACTCGCAGAATGAAGCTCGCCGAGTCGTGATGGGAGTTGCTGATAAGATTGTACATGGCCCGTTCGATGATAGGCTGAATCTTACTGTCGTACGTCGAATAATCAAGAATGACCGCCGCTCCGGATAGACAGCAAATGAAACTGAATGCTTGAAGACCCACGtgctaaaattataaaagtccTTTCATTTCTACGAATTTCCGTCAAATTTGTTGCAATtgcggaaaaataattttttcaatttttaaattaatttaaaaaaaatcgattttatggtggtgaaaataaatgtttaaattaaaaattatatgtgagGGAAATCTATTTTTGAGAAAGTATGAAAACTCAATCTTTACATATcttaattcataaaaagaaaactttctGCACAAGATATGTATTATCAATTtgtatttgaattaaataattagggataa
This genomic stretch from Temnothorax longispinosus isolate EJ_2023e chromosome 9, Tlon_JGU_v1, whole genome shotgun sequence harbors:
- the LOC139819751 gene encoding uncharacterized protein, whose translation is MTSRYFVFVAALAYVAVSAAQVYKSYPEDAAAAIEPAATNNDFVTQTVYGFLDFTTTIGNTVMVFSPQSAPPEGGIGKKITSSTPAIYTKPTTEQQPKKNVPDIQPSKTHKAEDQGGETKKQIKGTKIVVNSVVEQNGVNPSENAAPKPTKSQELSKQTKTPVLSSVVQVRAKDETPGVKNNLAEPEYDFLSKQPTEVIDETYKLINLRPSSKAPHKPRATPRRDKENPTGLVTKLGGTIVKDGLTTVHETSVIGTYINGKYAQVLQSSSRILTAPLAPVAEGKIRPSSSNRILKTIGPQHGKLKPQLEPTPTYQQQEESSLPLEALFDESSGIPVRTTRRPTPNNPSRPKFRNKIADEYDNSEPQQSRIGKNRSSTTRPNYKNRPATTTTEAPITRRRSSFRPNSQSAISPSKQSTKSKNNDQPSSTPISLLPKVKLPRTQGRWSYKTTPKPRIMIRKQVDDEDVRTSTTEPSTAESSLGPIFDEQGRATAATINVASSSGANVAQRKELSLTEDELDPSESEDVASVSMQDQQHPGEQILPMETLNVEISTAADLDNIYFEIATIKSPYAFQVGTLRNTRYITVTSTIKKTFATAEPSSSISPTEPLTENILANTGAAYESTLPLDSSVATLPAISLDAAQATPPLETLTETFSTTQTLLKTHMLPVIYAGNSTTRLTLVQTYNIARVVTATKTLPPMEIYQFIPSKTLNEFNSKLDEAGSELHLELDFGDDDSDDEDVPKRVVVPNNDPDADLDIFKSASPSKAKSDVATSSNAEPQLTPEQAQQLALLKYFGQPQPQVITTSKPVVTLETLYESHVIPVVNLGNTIFSTLTRPVGTVPRTSYEYGTSTLSPVLQPQVPQVPQVPQLPLFPQQQQFTVTSAPIVTQTLATVSDSRVLKLTFGAKTAYTTLFSTRVVPTELTTYITNTVPVQPTVPAYPGYYPAPVPYGPYPFVG
- the Tsp2a gene encoding tetraspanin-2A, which gives rise to MVVKSSGPLLEKQIGCIKFTIFCLNAIIWILGCAMFGLSIWMRFEPTLEEWVEFLNMYEIYIGVYLLIAASVLVMAIAFIGCAAALMEHIMILYAHVGLQAFSFICCLSGAAVILDYSTYDSKIQPIIERAMYNLISNSHHDSASFILRVIQETVGCCGADGPRDYTQLRKPLPTECRDTVTGNAFHHGCVEELSWFLEARSGWLAGLAMALCMLHVIIAVLSLTLIRAIKKEEESITFKR